The region CGTGGATCAACGCGACGCCGATGTCACTGGCCGATCTCAAGGCATGCCAGTCACTGGCTTTGGGCCGGTTGGCTGCGTTGCGTATTCAGGAGCTGTTCGACATTGTTCTTGCCTGGCCGGATGCTAAGGGTGCGCTGGAGGATTTGAAGGCTACTATCACGACTACTGCTCGGAGACAGTTGCTCACGGCAAACTTCTCGAAGGCGCTGGAACAAAGATTGTTACATCCTGGGTGCAGCACACTAGAGATTTTGCAGACGTACATCCACATCATCAAGACATTCCACGCACTTGATCACAGcaaggtgttgttgggtaATATCGAGCCAGGACTGCAGCTGTATCTCGTCCAGCGTGAAGACTCCGTGCGGGTAGTAGTGGCCGGCCTGCTGGCCAGCAAAGAGGAGATCGAAGCTGCAGCAAAGGTTCAACAGattgacgaggacgagagaTCGCAGCGAGGGGCGTCCGGTCccagagctgctgctgccgaccTCGGCCGAAGAGAGATCAAAGCGCAGGCATATTCGACGCCAGGTGTTGCTGATTCATCAACGGCTACGACATACAAAACACCCACCACACGCAGCAGGCAAGGGAGGGATAGCAACCCATCGACCCCTGCTCCAGCACCAGCTCACAGGCAGGGACCAGTTCTGGCCCGCGCGAAGAAGGTCAACAAGCTGGTCGAGCTCGCCAAGCTCCTCAACGAATCCGCCTCTGTCCGTCGTGCTGGTGCCACGGATGATGACCAAGAACTGGACTGGAACGACCTCAACTGGGTTCCTGACCCTGTTGACGCTGGCGCCAACTACAAACGTCCCAAGTCCGAGGATGTGATCGGCACCTTGATCTCGGCCCTGGGAGCAGAGGATGTTTTCATCAACGAGTTCACCGCTGTCATCGCCGAGCGTCTGTTAGGAGACCCCAAATCTTTCGAACAAGAAATGCGGgtgctcaacctcctcaaacgACGCTTCGGAGAAGCCGCCCTCCAAAAGTGCGACGTTATGATCAGAGACATCCAAGAATCAAGAAAGCTGGATTCCAAAATCCGAAGAAATAACGCCGGTGGcccacaaccacccaatATCCCAGGGCAACCCCCAGTGCTGGCTATACCGGATAACAAGGGCAAGTCAGTCGCCACTCCCCAGTCTTCTGAGAAGAGCAAAGAACAGAAAGACACAGGATACCATGCTCGCATCCTCTCCCGCATGTATTGGCCCGCTTTTGAAAAGGAgcacttcctcctcccggcTCCGATTCTCGACTTGCAAAAGCAATACGAAAAGGGGTATGAGGATCTGAAATCGGACAGAAAACTCACCTGGCTCAACCAGCTGGGTCAGACGAGGGTGGAGCTGGAGTTGGAGGATAGAACGGTGACGGTGGACTGCGATACCGTTCAGGCGACGGTTATCTATGCGTTTCAGTCGTCATCGGATTCCTCGACGACGCCGGTCAAGAAAGCGGTGGATGATTTGTATCTTGAGCTTCAGCTCGATGAGGATCTCATTGCGGCGGCGTGTGACTtctgggcgaggaagagggtgctCAGGAAGGTTAGCACGGCGGATGGGGGCGTGTTTGTCGTTTTGGAGAGGCTGTCTGATGAGAATGCGCCTGTGGGTGAGGATGCTCAACAGGGCCAGGTGGTAGAGGAGAAGggcaaggagaaggaggcggcggcggcagggccaaaggagggaggggcgAAGAAGCTGAGTGataaggagaaggagaagagggaggtgtaTTGGAAGTACATTCAGGGGATGCTCACAAATTCGAGCGTGACAATGCCGATCAATCAGAttgccatgatgatgggggtgttTGTTATAGGGGGGTTTTCGTGGAGTCACGAAGAGCTGCAGTCGTTTTTGGgcgagaaggtggaggaaggggcGTTGGAAGTTGTGAGCGGGGGGAAGTATAAGTTGGTCAGGAAGCGAGAGAATATATAGGTTTATGAAAGGATGGAAACTGTAGCTCTTTATTGAGGTCAACAGGAGGTAGAGATACTACGAGCAACCTATTTATCAAACGCGATGTTGCATTGTCTTGTAGAGCTCTGATTACAGCTCTGAGCGTGGGAATAACCCCCCGTAGTTATCCAGCTGCTTCCTGACCGAGCCATTTACGAATGGATACTACTTGCTTGATGCTGCCTACCTGCCCAGGGTTGATACAGCCACATCGAGAATTCAACAAGCAATTGCTAACCAGTCCTGTAAACATCCATCCCGCAgaacaaacacacacaagcCTTCAAATTGTATGATGAGCGAACACCACCTCTAATAAAACTGAGTCGGGTATCTCCAAGCACTCcatactccctccccctttgccGTCTAATCTTCGTTGCTTATGCACCCCATGAAGCCACTGCGACATGTATGCTTTCCCATCCAACAAGGCCAGCCAAGCCGTCAAGTCCTCATAACAAACCCCCATGggcaaaccaccaccaccccatccccaccatcgccatcgtCCCCAGGAAAACCGCTCCCTCCTTGGTACTCCAAACCAAAGCCaacaaacccaccaccagctccctcctcctagccgtctgcctcctcccccaagccCAGACATCAATATCGACCGGgagccttttctttcctacaacttccccctccagcttcttgcctCCATCAGACAATGgcaccctccctctccaaaaaaCAGCCCTGTGATCCGAACTCCGCACCACAGGCAAACTCCCATACACACCCGTCTCGACCTCTGCCCCCTCGGCAGCGCTGAACAAAACCCGATCTGTCCACGCCGGCCATCGGTGCGAGGCAAATTTCCAGGGAACCTCGCTCCCCTCTGCTGCGGCAGCCTCATTCACTGCCCCTTCTGGCGAGTCCAGAATATCGTACTTGTATGTTGGGCCAAAGGTGACCTCCGCCTCGGACATTCCGTGGAATGTCCTCCCGGCGAGGCGTTCTTGAGTGAGCTGATCCCGGGAGAAGAAgtggctgtggtggttttCGGAGGCTGGGTCAAAGCTGGGGAAGGCAGAgccgggagggggtgtggtggaggagatgcgGTAGTTGAGGTCGCCCGCCACAAAAAGGTGCGAGGTAGGtttgaagatggagatgtcTTGGAGCCGTCGCTTTTGCTCTGGCGTCAGGGCGGGTGTGTCGTCGCTGTCAAGCGAGAAGGTGGAAGGCGGAGAAAGCAGCGGcgcgtcttcctcctcactaGAATCCATACTCCCCGTCCTCTCCAGCGGCATCGACCTATCCACTTGCGTCGTCGCCGGCCTCTCCCCAAACACCCCCGGCAGCACCACCCGCGGATCCTCAAACgtcaacccacccaccaccgccctccagTTCGCATTCCTCTTCTTGAGGTTCCACTCCATAGCCGCCAAATGCGTAGCCACAAACGTCAGCTCCTGCCCTTGATAgttcaccctcacccccaccgcccccttGTTGCCCATCCCGGCGGCCCCaaaccccacctccccttcttctaCCGTTCCAGAAATCCTCTCCGGACAAAGCGCAAACACCAACAGCGCCGTCATGCCCACGTTCTTCCCCTTCACAAGCGTGTACTTTTGCCCGGCAGCAGCGAGATTCAACGCCTGCCCAAAAGCGTCGTAAtaccccctcaaccaccactcCCCGAGGAAGGAGTATGATAGCGGTGCAATTTCCTGGAGCGACCTGGACCCATCAAGTTAGCAAGAAACCATCCGAAAAAGATCAGACGGCGGACTGGTGTGGGGTGGGCGGgtgagggaaaagaaaaagaagaaaaaaaaaaaaaaaaaaaaaaaaaaaaaaaaaaaaaaaaaaacatacatcaccaccagtTCGGGCAAACCATCTTGTCCCAGCAGCGCATCCCGCAAGTGCCCCCCAAAAACAGGCACATCGACGACATTCTTCGCGCAGTTAAACgtcagcaccagcagctccACCCCCGCCTTGGAGAGCTTCATCCCGCCGTCGGTGGCCGTTTGAGGAGCGGTGACGTCAATGTCAATGTTGATGCCCGCCGTGGGAGGGAGGTTCGCCGTGCTCCCCGATTGCAAGCCCATCGCTGCTTGCGTCGAAGATGTGGTACGGACCAAAAGGTGGAGGGAGTGTCGTAACAAGTGTGTCAGTAACGCAACGGGAAAGTGGGAGAACTGAAAATAGAATCGTGGGAGGGGAGCTGTTTAAATGCGAATGAACCCTGACAAAGCCAGTCTGCTCCTCccgtaaaaaaaataaaaataaaaatataaaatataaaaaataaaaaataaaaaataaaaaataaataaaaaaaataagaaaatcAATCAACCAAGGGAGCAATTATCAAGATCGATTCTATCAGTTATCACACACCAAAAGATAAATCTTccagaacaaaaagaaaacctcaGGTATCTAACCTACATCCCTTCTTATACACATTTTCCTGCCTAGCTGCTGCTTTCTTTGCCGAGTGGTGTACGTACTCGGTTACTGCCCGCCAAGCAAAAGTCACTCACTCGGTCTATGACTGCGTATTCTGCCATCTGCGTGTGACATTCACACAGCCTCACCAGAACACCAGACACCGACTTTTCCATGCAGCACACTAAAGGAGGCTGAGCCACCCGCTTCAGTTCAATGGTCGCTTTGCGAAACATACCTGATCAAAACCGGGAATTATCCTGTAACAGCAGTCATGCTTTCACACACAAATCACTTGCAGACTTGTGAAGAGCAAAACAAGACCTGAATTTATGAAAACTACCTGCCGCCATGCATTGCCTGCCGTCCCCAGTTCAGTCTTGAGTGCGAGTCGCCTCCCCAAACCCGGACCCGGCGCAGCTTCCTAGTTCCACTTATTCCCGTCCGGCTTCCCCGACCATGACCGCAGGGGAAATTCTCCGAAGAAGGTCCACGGAGATGGTACAGTACTAGCTAGTGCGTGATCCCATGGTCCTCTCTCCTGAATCACATCACCGCCAGCGGCCAATCCATACCACTCCGCAGTTTCCCCCAACCAGCCATCCCCATGTGTCACAGCCTCCTCGACTCAAAGCCTCCCCGCCAAGCAATGCAACGACGTGCCTCTGGATCTCCAACTACGCCTCCGCAAGCCCTTTAAAAGTACCACTGGGAAGCGGAAATCACCAAAGACGCAAGTTCGGTTTTGCCAGATCTCCATCTCGTCTTGCCCATCATTGCAAAAGAAAACGCTTCTTCCCCTGACCTCCCCACAAGCGGATCCCGATGCGATGAAGTGCAAGTGACGAAAAGGCATAATggaaaaaaacagaaaacaaaaacaagaaagaaaagtttGAGCGCGGTAGTCCGTGTCGAAAGCGGTGTGCCTTGTGTTGTCAATCTGTTGTGGCGACCCGAAAAGCCAGCTGCTCGAAACCGTCGACAGACAAGCAGTCTCCCCAATCCAACCAAGTTGCGCAGCATTATGTTGAATCTGGTCCGCCGACAGCCGACCGTCTCTCGATATTCGACACCCCGAACAAGTCAGAGTGCCGGGCATGCCGTTCGTCCGATCAGTTTACCCAGTCCGAAatcctctccaagctcctAGCCATAGGGGCCAAGCAGCTTGCGAGAACACTTGTGAATAAACAGTCATCCGAGCcagaagggaaaaaaaaagaagggggggtcATAACCGATGAGATGCCGAaaaacgaaaaagaaaaagacgcaATTCGTAAAACTGGGTGCTGAGGCGTGTATCTGCTATCGATGCTGATCCGCTCCCGGCAGAGCACGAGATTGTGCTCTGCCGTAGAAATCAAGGACAATTCATAGTGGGGGCCGCAGGTCGACCATAACCCACAGACAATCGATGAGAATCCACTAATGCTACAACCCAAGGGGAAAGAGGGTTCCGTGTGAAAATTGCCAGTATCAGGTGTTGCTTCACTCCATGGGGCGGTACTGTTTGGAAGCATATCCCGTGCCAGCGCCTTGACCTTTAGCGGCCGAGCGCAGCCTATTTATCGCAAACTGATTGTCAGCACTCCATGTCAGCATTGTCCCTCCGGCCAGCGTTGATGAGCACACCAAACTCGAAGGAAATATGATTCCTTACTAGGAATGCTTTTGGGCGGTAACTCACATCCTGTCGCTTCCTCCGACGGCACGGTTGGTCTCGGGGGTCTCGCCGACCTTCCTGGTTCCGCGGGGGGCAGCGGGCTGGCTCTCCTTACGGGCGGCCGCAGTGTTGTCCTTGGATTCGGCGGCGGCCTGACCGGGCTGGTTGGCAGCCTGCTGGATGGCCTGGGCGTTCTTCTGATACTTGTACACAGTCCAGTCAAAGACATAGTCGTACTGGAAACCCTCGCGGACGAAGAGGTCGCGGAAGATCTTGCGGAGGTAACTGTAGTCCGGCTTGTCGTCGAAGCGGAGCGAGCGAGTGTAGTTCAGGTAGATAGCAAACTCGTTAGGGAACCCGCGGCACAGCACATCGGTGGGcgtcgtcatcttcttctccatgaTGCGGTCATACTTCTGCTTCTTGGTGGCAGCCTTGAGTCCCTGCCAAGGCAGAGATCCACGGCAAAAGTAGAGCATGACATAGCCGAGAGACTCCATGTCGTCACGGCGAGACTGCTCGACGCCCAGGTGAGTGTTGATAGACGCATAACGAGCGGTGCCAGTCAAGTTCTTGTTCTCTCTGTAGGGAATGTGGAAGTGCGTCTTGGGGTCGCGGTACTTCTTGGCCA is a window of Podospora pseudopauciseta strain CBS 411.78 chromosome 1, whole genome shotgun sequence DNA encoding:
- a CDS encoding hypothetical protein (COG:D; COG:O; BUSCO:EOG09260FKU; EggNog:ENOG503NYHB), which gives rise to MAGLVVASARRQQRRKMVFQSVFSGEVTSTTTVAGVQYPDPGQGLGGLILGSGAGHSVDPYLAPSSSATLGHSTPEPQPPHPYARGNEYAPGNEHQRAYDQAWEVVTSRVALPASAAGPAPGAGESSPGLSLEGLTAAQEQPQSRHRRNQKVDEEREQFLQCLSLLENAEAVLPEARERRDVIGWYVSQVRAHFAMWVVPLLAGGSDTAAAAAAAAAAAGTLAAQGVTHRRHQRNKHSVDSTAAGGGREWSGGSQYDGHMAVVMSTIEMLEGALGMYFEGLNSLLEGLRRASGEEDNSSFGMKFKRDIHALIANSASQGGVMGSVKVVLTKLAGVILGVEGLMVSLGSKKGPWGAPPAIPQENDFDVLAAKRKLGGLVKQLHNVGLTGERFEVLFAEVMNDMMSRFVKGAYAGVWAASDPEEGNVVGGAGTAAASSVFTTSRGPGGDTTVPAATSACIKSLKDWVENRYAQLNVQVLSWINATPMSLADLKACQSLALGRLAALRIQELFDIVLAWPDAKGALEDLKATITTTARRQLLTANFSKALEQRLLHPGCSTLEILQTYIHIIKTFHALDHSKVLLGNIEPGLQLYLVQREDSVRVVVAGLLASKEEIEAAAKVQQIDEDERSQRGASGPRAAAADLGRREIKAQAYSTPGVADSSTATTYKTPTTRSRQGRDSNPSTPAPAPAHRQGPVLARAKKVNKLVELAKLLNESASVRRAGATDDDQELDWNDLNWVPDPVDAGANYKRPKSEDVIGTLISALGAEDVFINEFTAVIAERLLGDPKSFEQEMRVLNLLKRRFGEAALQKCDVMIRDIQESRKLDSKIRRNNAGGPQPPNIPGQPPVLAIPDNKGKSVATPQSSEKSKEQKDTGYHARILSRMYWPAFEKEHFLLPAPILDLQKQYEKGYEDLKSDRKLTWLNQLGQTRVELELEDRTVTVDCDTVQATVIYAFQSSSDSSTTPVKKAVDDLYLELQLDEDLIAAACDFWARKRVLRKVSTADGGVFVVLERLSDENAPVGEDAQQGQVVEEKGKEKEAAAAGPKEGGAKKLSDKEKEKREVYWKYIQGMLTNSSVTMPINQIAMMMGVFVIGGFSWSHEELQSFLGEKVEEGALEVVSGGKYKLVRKRENI
- a CDS encoding hypothetical protein (EggNog:ENOG503NXE5; COG:G), with the translated sequence MGLQSGSTANLPPTAGINIDIDVTAPQTATDGGMKLSKAGVELLVLTFNCAKNVVDVPVFGGHLRDALLGQDGLPELVVMSLQEIAPLSYSFLGEWWLRGYYDAFGQALNLAAAGQKYTLVKGKNVGMTALLVFALCPERISGTVEEGEVGFGAAGMGNKGAVGVRVNYQGQELTFVATHLAAMEWNLKKRNANWRAVVGGLTFEDPRVVLPGVFGERPATTQVDRSMPLERTGSMDSSEEEDAPLLSPPSTFSLDSDDTPALTPEQKRRLQDISIFKPTSHLFVAGDLNYRISSTTPPPGSAFPSFDPASENHHSHFFSRDQLTQERLAGRTFHGMSEAEVTFGPTYKYDILDSPEGAVNEAAAAEGSEVPWKFASHRWPAWTDRVLFSAAEGAEVETGVYGSLPVVRSSDHRAVFWRGRVPLSDGGKKLEGEVVGKKRLPVDIDVWAWGRRQTARRRELVVGLLALVWSTKEGAVFLGTMAMVGMGWWWFAHGGLL
- the HRR25 gene encoding serine/threonine protein kinase (EggNog:ENOG503NUPD; COG:T) — its product is MTSANSMTTMDLRVGNKYRIGRKIGSGSFGDIYLGTNIISGEEIAIKLESVKAKHPQLEYEARVYKSLAGGVGIPFVRWFGTECDYNAMVLDLLGPSLEDLFNFCNRKFSLKTVLLLADQLISRIEYIHAKSFIHRDIKPDNFLMGIGKRGNQVNVIDFGLAKKYRDPKTHFHIPYRENKNLTGTARYASINTHLGVEQSRRDDMESLGYVMLYFCRGSLPWQGLKAATKKQKYDRIMEKKMTTPTDVLCRGFPNEFAIYLNYTRSLRFDDKPDYSYLRKIFRDLFVREGFQYDYVFDWTVYKYQKNAQAIQQAANQPGQAAAESKDNTAAARKESQPAAPRGTRKVGETPETNRAVGGSDRMLRSAAKGQGAGTGYASKQYRPME